In a single window of the Sus scrofa isolate TJ Tabasco breed Duroc unplaced genomic scaffold, Sscrofa11.1 Contig2509, whole genome shotgun sequence genome:
- the LOC110258609 gene encoding olfactory receptor 4K1-like, translating to MGQNNFSSPGSVNGWSNKSVVTEFILLGLSSSQELQLFLFLIFSVFYGAAVLGNILIILIVITDSRLHSPMYFLLSNLSFIDVCQATFATPKMIADFLSKHKTITFQGCMSQIFFLHVFGGSEMVLLVAMAYDRYIAICKPLHYMTIMSRKVCAILVGVSWAIGILHSSSHLAFTVDLPFCGPNKVDNFFCDLPLVIKLACLDTYVLEILVLTNSGLLSLICFLLLLISYTVILATVHRQSPGGTSKALSTLSAHITVVVLFFGPLIFIYIWPFESFPIDKFISVFFTVFTPFLNPMIYTLRNKDVKEAMKKLRNQHVGSKEVF from the coding sequence ATAACTTCAGCAGCCCAGGTTCTGTTAATGGATGGAGCAATAAGTCAGTGGTTACTGAATTCATTTTGTTGGGCCTGTCTAGCTCTCAGGAACTGcaactcttccttttcttaatcTTCTCTGTGTTTTATGGAGCTGCGGTCTTGGGAAACATCCTTATCATCCTCATAGTGATCACAGACTCTCGACTGCACTCCCCAATGTACTTTCTTCTCAGTAATCTCTCCTTCATTGATGTGTGTCAGGCTACCTTTGCCACTCCCAAGATGATTGCAGACTTCCTCAGCAAACATAAGACCATCACCTTCCAGGGATGCATGTCACAAATCTTTTTCTTGCATGTTTTCGGGGGCAGTGAGATGGTGCTTCTTGTTGCCATGGCCTACGACAGATACATTGCGATTTGCAAACCTCTGCATTACATGACTATCATGAGCCGAAAGGTGTGTGCTATTCTGGTGGGGGTTTCTTGGGCCATTGGCATTCTACACTCATCCAGCCATCTAGCATTCACGGTTGACCTTCCTTTCTGTGGACCTAACAAGGTGGACAATTTCTTTTGTGACCTTCCCCTCGTGATCAAGCTTGCCTGCTTAGACACCTATGTTTTAGAGATCCTTGTGCTCACAAACAGTGGCCTGCTCTCACttatctgttttctccttttgctcATTTCTTACACTGTCATCCTCGCCACTGTCCACCGCCAGTCCCCTGGTGGGACATCCAAGGCCCTTTCCACTCTCTCTGCCCACATCACTGTTGTAGTTTTGTTCTTTGGCCCATTAATCTTTATCTATATTTGGCCCTTTGAAAGCTTCCCAATTGACAAATTTATCTCTGTGTTTTTTACTGTCTTCACTCCCTTCCTTAACCCTATGATTTACACGCTGAGGAATAAAGATGTAAAGGAAGCCATGAAGAAGCTGAGGAACCAGCATGTGGGTTCCAAGGAAGTCTTTTAG